From one Salvelinus alpinus chromosome 14, SLU_Salpinus.1, whole genome shotgun sequence genomic stretch:
- the LOC139538171 gene encoding p53-induced death domain-containing protein 1: MPSKAQEDAVINLKSVQEISRELGFEWTVLAYELGFSRTEVHQFHTTSTEKTVQARSMLECWYERSWDKSNKTKLLQDGLERSGRRDLAERLRCLHWGHQKLSRRVELPSAFPFLITVHRTIENRDGLRRINDLSRRFT; the protein is encoded by the exons ATGCCAAGTAAAGCACAAGAG GATGCTGTGATCAACCTGAAGTCTGTCCAGGAGATCTCCAGGGAGCTGGGGTTTGAGTGGACTGTTCTGGCCTACGAGCTGGGCTTCTCCAGGACTGAGGTCCATCAGTTCCATACCACATCCACAGAGAAGACGGTCCAGGCCAGAAGCATGCTAGAGTGCTG GTATGAGAGATCTTGGGACAAGTCCAACAAGACCAAGTTGCTGCAGGACGGTCTGGAGCGTTCCGGGCGCCGCGACCTGGCTGAGAGGCTGCGCTGCCTCCACTGGGGCCACCAGAAATTGAGCCGCAGGGTGGAGCTGCCATCCGCCTTCCCCTTCCTCATCACTGTCCACAGGACCATCGAGAACCGTGACGGCCTCCGCCGGATCAATGACCTCAGCCGCAGATTCACCTGA